A region of the Drosophila subpulchrella strain 33 F10 #4 breed RU33 chromosome 3L, RU_Dsub_v1.1 Primary Assembly, whole genome shotgun sequence genome:
AACTCACTTGGCGCTCCTTAAAATGTCAAATGTTCTCGGGGACCATCCATCCGTTCCGTTCGTCCGTGCCCACATATGATGTCCTCATACCATCGAGCTGCTAATGGAAATTGCGCTTGGCGGAGGCGTTTGGCGACGACTTCCTGTCGTGCTCTGCCTGGAGAAATTTATGCTAAAAGGTTGCCAGTTTGACTTGGGAAGGAGCTGCGCTTTCTCCCCGAGATGTCTAGCAATTTAAGGCCTCCGATTCCCCGGGTTATCTATTAGAATATGAGGTATTTCTGCGGCGACGGTCGCAGCAAAAACGAATATTTCCCTCATTCATATTCCGAAGCAATTTGCCAGTACAGCAATTCCGGCCCATCCTATGTAGTTGTCCGTCCGGATTCGAGTTCCCTGTCCGTTGTCCGTTGTCCGTTGTCCGTGAGTGCGTGCGGCGCCTGGAAAAGCATTTTGTATAAATGCGGCGCAAACAAGCTCGAGACTAATTACGACAGGGAGATAACAGCAAGCAGAGCCAGCCACGCCAGGATTCGGGATCCAGGATAATAATCTAAGCAAATTTATCAACACGGACACATATGGAAAAAATATGAAGGGAAAAAACGGCAGACAGCAAGGGATACGCACCAAACGAGCGAGTGAAAAATTATGCGATGCCGACTCCAACAAAAGACAGATGGGGAAACAGAGCAAATGGGAGCAAGAAGGGTTCTACAATTGTGGAGGTTTCCGTAAAGGGGTTCTTTTCTAGGGCTGCCAGATTGGATTTAGAAATTTCCCGATAATTATTACGTATTTCTTCAAAGAAGAAAATAAAGAGTATTCTTATAAAAACTGCGAAAATGCCTATGCTAAGACTCTAGattattatttcatattttacaACCTTGTTAAGATTTTAAAGGTATAAGAAAATACATCAGAATTGTTGCTCCTTCGTAATTTTCGTGTGGCttctataattattttatttaaatatttatgaaagtaccaataattatatttctgatgaacatattttcttatattttattttttatggcaTTCCTTAACTAAATGGAGGCTGGCAAGAAAAATGTtgtatgtaaataaaaaatataaagaatGAATTAGTACTGCTAGTTCTCAAGTATGACTATTCCCATTTTAAAAATCCAACACTGGTGCAGAACGACGTATTAAGTTAAAGCCTTAAAAAAGCCAACCGAATGCTGCCGGGCAAGTAAAACAGACAAATACAGCAGCTAAGACAGGGCCAGAAAGATGGTCTTAGCCTGGCCTATTCAGACAAAGGGATATTTGGGTGAGCCGCCTACTTTCCCAGGAACTAGAAAATCTGATTTCCTTTTTGGCAAAGATCATTAGGGGAACACCGCCTACAAACAAATCCCGTGCAAATATTTGCCAAGGCATAATGGGCAAATCTGCGCTGGCGAAGATGTTGTAACATGGCCTAATCCCAGATCGTAATGTACTAAGCCGGCTCGGGATTAAATTGGCTTAAATGCGACCTAGAGCACAAAGGTGAAGCGTATACAGTTCATGAAGGATTGATCCTTCGCATAATTTTGCGCAGTCTGTGGCTGGCGGGAAACCTCAAGCCCGGAAAATTCGAGGCGGGAAACGGGAAACTTTCCTCCGGCAGAGGCGACCATCAATCATCGTCAGGCTCCGGGGCACATTAGCATTTATGAACTTTTGGCCGAGTTGATTTTTCACGACTTGCCGAGGGCTGTGACTTGGGCCAGGATGGGTTGACTTTAATAGGATTCCCCATAATTTCATGCCCTTGTGCATATTTGGCAGTCAATTAATGTCAAACTAGTTTTAACTCTCGCCGGCAATCGATCAAAATTTCAATGCAGCCACCTCAGGGTTGATGCAATGAAATAATTTGACAATATTCATATGACCCGAATGTTTATATGAGCGATGACAATGGGGTAACCttattaaaaaccaaaaaaaaggtAAAGGTTGATGTGGTCCGATAAAGAAGTTGTGGGAACACCTTTTGCCATCGGTTAATGATTCAGTTTTTACTACAGTCGCCATCAATTTGATATGGTAGTTAGGATAAAAAGGTTCAGCCAAATGAAACTAATCTAAAAATTCATGGGAGAACTTCTTAAGATACTGCCCCTGAGAAGTTCTTAATTAAGATTTGGGTTTTGATAGGAACGGGAAAACTTAAGTCTTAATGTTCCGGAAAACTTTGATCGTTACTTTAGAAGCACAAATAGAACAGTCAGATATGTTCAGAATCACCtgtaaaattaaatgagaaattaaataatatttgaaaCCCATTAAACTAAATATtccataaaatataaattttagttATCAAAggaaaaaacattaaaatacaTCCCGTTTAGCAATAAAGCAAATCTGGCACATAATCCCATTGTGCCATATCAATTTCACCCCAATCCCTATTTTGCAATTTATAAACCCCTCAAAAAGCATTTTATTAAGTTAATTAAAACAAACCGAAAATCCCCAACCAGTCAAATGCAATTTTGCAACTTCGTTTTCCAGATTTTTTTACGCTTTGGCATTATTAAAAGCGGAATTTTAAATGCCATTTCGCATTATGAATTTAATCCAATTGTTGATGacggaaaaaaagaaaaggcaACAAAAACAGACAAACAACAATCGAATGATACGGTAATTagttaatttataaatatcatATAAACTGCTCATTTATGAATTCAATTAATGTTCGCAGACGCGTGACCGAAGTGGATTAAACTCTAATTTAATAACTCAGCTGGCGGGTGGAAAAAAAAGCAGAGATACAAAGTGTTTGAAAGTTATTAAATGGAAACCTCAAAATGGGTGACATTTGTTGCACAATGATTTACACCACAGAACTGTCAACGGTTACGGATACCAAATAAGATTTGAGCAGTCTGCCGACACATGGCGGGGGATCGGTTGTCCACAATCCACGAATCCTGCCCACAGATGCGTTTACAACTCACCAGAACGGCCTCGAAAACTCCTCATATGTCATGGATAGATGACTACTTAAGGGAGCTGTCAATTGCCTAGGATAATGTTTGGCTCTAGCCGTAATTTATGCATATCCCGAACTCAAGTGGGTCCGCTTCTCGGGATACGTCTGTGCACATCTGTGTAACCCTAGATCGCAGAACGCCCCCAGCTCCCGAGGCTGCTCCTCCTCCGATATATATCCCTTGTGGTTAGGCCCATGCCAAATCCAGGGATAATCACATTGTtgactgcaactgcaactaaTTACAAATCAATTTGAACCAGCCCCCAAAGGCAAATGAATTCCGGGGAGAACTATTCAAGGCTAACCGCAACACAGGAAGCGGGATCGCGGGGAGAACCTCCTTAACACCTGCCTGCACCccattaaaatgttatatgGCCAGTGTCAATGCCAAGTTTAAAAACAgaacacaaaaataaattgacaTCTCAGGCTGGCCGTAAATCAAAGGAGACAGCTTAGACATCCACCCATGTTGAAGTGACGAAATGAGCAGCAGAAGAGTCATAAAAACACTGGAATCTCGAGGAGATGGATCACATTTGATGGTTGTCTTTTACGATCCCACAATTGAGATATAGGCGAAGATGGGAATAGGACTGTGGAGGGtatataagatatatttaAGGAGGAAATGATGGATCACAAAAGATGGATGTTATTCTTAGTCATTTGAGATAGAAGCTTAGGATATGATAAGTCACCAAAATGATGAATGGTGCTCATATGATCCTTAAGTCTAATAAAAAAGATGTAAAAAAGTagatatgtataaataaaaacataacatatttttaaagtcaagCATTTTTTATTCGTGGCTTAAAACGGATAATATTATTTACCATGAACCAAAAATCGATATAAATAATTGGATTGCTAATAAAAGAATTGTATTTATACAAACAATTAAAGATCTGCTtggcaaatatatttttgggaTCCGTCCTACCCCGATCAGGATTCTTTTTGTACTCAAACTCTTCACTCTTTCCACACATCGTCTAAGCTTATTAGTACTCAAGTTTCTGTGTGTTTTTCATAAACCTTTCTCAAACTGTGGCGTACATAAGCACTTCAGGTTCGATGCCTGGCCATTGTTCGCGGATCTCGAGAAGAACAGAGGAATCATTTGTCTTCTAATTATGATTTCAATGGCTTGGCAAAATCAAAGAAGGCGTAATTCGCTCTCACCATCGCCAGGACTCGTTCGGGGCTCCTTTAAGGCGGCAAATCGAATCAAAGAActagcaaacaaacaaacaaacaaaaaacactcaGAACAACGGAAAAGGAGACTCCTCTATGGCATTGTTGACAGGCCGCCGAAAAGAAGGAGACCGCAAAACACACTCAGACAAAGGATGAGGAGCCGGGGCGACTCCATTCGCACAAAAGAAGCGGAAAAAGCGATCAAAGAGCTCGAAAACATAAAGCAGGGGCATCATCACATGTCCGACGTGAGGTAAACCCATCTGAAAAACCCCTAAGCAAGCCAAAATCCCAACCAGATCCATGCGGCCGGCTTAGGACTCCTTTTTTGGCCTCATCTGCTGGCTTGCCAACACATTGCGTCGTCGTCTTTAAGCTCTTTAAGCgaaattaaaacatttcaCCCCTCAGCAGGAGGTGACTTGATTATTCCGAGGCATTTAAATCCGTTCAAGTGGAATATCAATTTAGACCTTAAATCAAAGGAAGAATAATATTACCTTGCCTTAGATATATAATATATGGATTATATTTGTTAATTGGATATTATGTATATAACTactatttttacttttagtttGAAGCGCTGACAAGTaaacgactttaaaaataataaacaataaataaatagtaatTTATTAGATTTCTTTGGAAGAAATTTAAATCTGTAACGATTTGTTATAAAAGTTGATATCAAAGATTTGTAGAACATATTGTAAACtaatgaattttaatattttttagaatacGGAAGTTAATACCATTACTTAACGTTGAATTAAGACAATTGTGCACACAGGACCAAAGATGGCTTTTCTCTGTGTTTGgttctaattaaaaatttaaaattgccGCCTTCCCAGTTATTCAGAACACAATGCTTATCAGGTCCAGAGCACTATGTTCGCAGTGGTCCACGTAATCGGAACAACCCAGGCCACGCGTGCCCGCATCGGAGGCCTCGTAAAGTCCATCCACGTGCTGCAGTTCCCGCTCCGCGGCACTCGTCGTTGGCCTACGAGGAAATGGGGGAAAGGATTCCATAATTAGTGGCGACCCCTTAAAAGAACCGAGCTGCGGAGACCCACATGAACAGAATGTGAAACAGGCTGCCCACCAGACCGTTTTGGGCATCCAGGGGCGATTCGCTGACCTCGCAGATGGTTCGCAGCAGGCAGGCAGAGCCATTGAATCCATAGTGGGTCAGAAAGTTTATAATACTGCGATAGAAGTCGTGGCGCCTGAAAGGAGGCGGAGATCCCACCGAACGACGCCTTACCTCGTTGTCCTCGTCCTTTGGGAACTCACCTCCATCCTGGCGCGCATTGATCGGAGTGACATTGCCTCCAACGCCCATAAAGTGATCATCCAGATCCCACTAAATAcaagatataataaaatactatttaataaaaattttattatttaaaaaaatatttaaacctGATCTTACCCTATCGATCCACTGATTGTAGGAATCATTGGATGGCAGTGCATAGTTGGACTCAAAGTTGAAGGCCATGTACACATTTTTGGGCCCCAGATCCAAAGGAATAGCCACAGCAGCCAGCAACTAAAAAAATCTCATAGATAGGTCAGTTCTTCGCCAAGAGATTACCCTACCATACTCACACCAAAGGATCCCTGACGTGGAAACACCAGAAAACAGTATACCAAACGCAATCCCAAAACTAAGACCACACCCAAGGAAAACTCCCAGTAAAAGGCAACCATCTTAACCCAAGCTCTGAGCAAACTAAATGTACTTTGCAAAGATTGCAGGTTGCACAAACGATGGGCGTCAGAATTGGCAGCTCCACTAATAAATGGGTGAGAAGTGGCTTACGGTACTGGTAAAGAAACCGGAATATGCAAGATATACACGGTTACCACTTGACCCCGTCTCCATCCGATCTCCGTTGTCTTTACCAAAAGGTGCTAATTGCTAGAATGTGTAACATTCTCGGCCGAGAAAGTCTTCTTGGCTCGATTGATGGAGCCGTTTTTTATTGagaaatcaaaattaaaaattcgtGAGCTTGAAAAAGAACACCCAGAACATGGATTAGTATCTTAAGGCCAGAGCTGGCATTAACACGCACTGAGATTCGCTCGGGCGTAGAGGAAAATAATAACAGAGAAATGAAATTTAGTATAGACATCATATGGGCCAGTTGCCTGATATACCAGGTGACGGCCTCCCTGGGCAGTCTCTCCAAGCATCAGAGGAGTAAGAGAGCTCCCATTCCCTGGCTTATATACCCCACCACATCGCCCACTCGTGTTATGGTAAAAGAAATGCATTTCTTGGGCTGAAAAACTATTGCTAATGGATTATTTTCATCTACCAGTTCATTGGTGGTATAGGTATTCCGCTGGAGGATCTTAACTACGAGGCTGTGACCACCGGATATGTCTTGAAGGTGGAGTACTGGCTGCCCACCACCCCGGATGATCTGAGAACTCCCACAGCTCTGCCCCTCACACAGGTGGCCACGCCAGGAGTCACAGGAGCCAGAAAGCAAAGGAAACCCATGTTCGAGAACTTTCTGGTGGGAGTGGATGAGCTGGGCAAGAACACCAGGAAGCTGCTGACCAGGACCAATAAGGTGCTGAGTAGCTATCGCTGGACAGTCTACAAGGGACTGGAGGGATTGGCCGATCGATTGGGCTACCAGGGAAGGATCTGTGTGCTGAAAAGCATTTGCGAGGCGGCCGAGGAGCCCTTCCATTACACTAATGGGCTCTTTGCGGATCTCTTGCACATATTACTCACGTAAGTGTGAAAAGGAAGATCCCTTAAAATACTAAACCATCTTATAATAACCCCTATTTACAGACCCTCCTCGTCAGTGGACAAATTGTCAGAGCACGCGGATAACGAGTATTATTATGCAGAAAAGGTGGGTCAATCGGGAGCTGGCTGTGATCGAGTCTTTAAGGAGTGTCGACTTAGTCTCCTCCAACACTTCAGTGAACTCCATCACAACCTGGACAAGATCTTATTTTGAGGCAATAAAGGAAGACGAAACTGATACCAAAATTTTTGCGCAGTGTTCTTTGTGGTTAATGGGAATTGGTGAAAGAAACAAAGATCTGGTCTGCATTGTGGAGTGCTAATTAAGAGAACGTGAACTTTTAGTGGAGCTCGAAAGCTCAAAGTGTCGTTTAAAATAATGGTCCCAATTCTGATCGTGACTCAAGTGTGCCATATTGCCTGCAGCTAATGACACTTTCGGTTTCCTAATCCAAGAAAGTAAGAAGCTTGAATTCGTTGGATACCAAAGTGAAATCATTTTAGCGTTTGCTAATTTAGTCATCGGTCTTTCCTTGAACGTGAAGGTTCTAGTgaatttacaaatattttttaaggacCTTATAATGAATGTCGGAATATCAGTGCTTTTGGTCATACGTTTTTTACACGTTTTTGCAACTGAGGGTGATATTTTAGTGCGAAAGGCAAGATGGCTACCCTTGATTTATCCTAGATCTAATCCCACTAGATTACAGGTAAGTAAACTTCAGGATCAGTAACTTTTCATATTAACTTTATTTGATGTTTGAAATATTGTTAATTTGTATTGAATTTCAAAACTTTAATTCTCAGATGATCGGTGGCTTTGGTATACCTGCAGAGGATCTTAAACTAGAATCTGTGATTACGGGTTATGTTCTCAAGGCCCAATATTACTTGCCCTATTCCGTCAAGCAATTGAGGACCAAGAATGTGCATGAAATCTCTGAAGGAAGGCTTTTGGGGAATGCCACAATCTTTGATAGGGTCATGCAGATGTCCGAACAAAAACTGGGCCTGGATCCCGATATCCTTCAGCAGGATCTCCAGGCCCTGGGCAGTTACCGCTGGTCGGTCTACGAGGCTTTCACGGCCCTGGCCATCCGCATGAAGCTCAATGGCAGAGTCTGCGTCCTGAAAAGCATCTGCGAAAGTGCCGCTGCTCCCTTCGACGATCGAAATGGTCTGCTGGGCGAAGTGCTTCATATCCTGCTCACGTGAGTTTATGATCGTGGGATCGACTTTATGTTGAGCCTCTCCATCGCCCTTTCAGGCCTTCCAGTTCGGTGGATCCCCTGTCGGAGCACTCGGACAACGATTACCTGCAGGCTGAGCGACTGGGAGCAGCAGGTGGCGATTGTGATCAGATGTATACGAGGTGTCCCAAGAGCCTGCTGGAGCGCTTTAGCGATGTTCATCATCTGGGCAGCGAGTTCCTCAGAATGCTGGGTTGAGATAGAGTTTAACTATAGCAAATAATTtgtgatatttatattaaatagtCAATTGTAAAGAAATTTTCAGTTTTAGATTGCGTTTGGTacttttgaaattttttgaaattaattGTAGGGAAGAGGAGCGGTGAATTTtatcatatatataatatgtattatttttgaaaaaatgttgtttaaatatgatttaattttataagatAAAATATTCTTGGTTGAATGGTGCCTGAtgtttaagaacattttttcaaaatattttaatatcatttataaattctttatatatgctTTTTATAAGATCTTTAGGGATATATCTCCCCAACATATTTTACAGGTAAATTAGAAGATTGCCGTCTTCCGTATAGGCCTTCTGGACTCTGAGAACAGTCGAGGCCCTCGGCACTTCCTCTCCGGTTGATTTCATCGGCAAGGGCGtgaaatttatgcaaatatcCACATAATAACTCTTTTTGTTCTCCTGTCCTGGCCTCATCATCATCTTCGGATATTTCTCCACGCTCGGGTGGTCTTTTCTCCTAGCCAGCTATCAAAGCGTACGCATCTTTCGACCAGGTCTCTACCTCTTTAGGGCCTATTGTCTTCTAATTCAATAATTACAGCCCGAGCTTTGGCTACCGGGGAATGTTTTGGGACGGAGACCCACCACCGTCTTGGGATCCGTACTACCTGGGTACAAATAGGCGTTTAAATGCAAATGTCTGCGCTGTAATTAATACGCATAATACGCGTATTATGCTAATGCCAATGTCATAATGACTCGAGGAAACCCGAAAAGAAAGACGAAAATATGCATTTCACACTCGGCCTGGGGATTTGGGCTCAGTCATATATTCATCACTGGCGGGCTGCATAGTTAATGCCCTTACGTACTAATTAGCTTTGACAAAATACACAACAGAAAACAAAGCTACTAAAAATTAGTAGCCAGGGCGTTCGGGAAGGGGACTTTCTCTAATGAAGCCCCAGTTCCCAGACGGAGACAGAGGCACTTGTCTGCGATGACAAAGTTCCGATAAGAGCTGGAATATATTTTGACAGGAGTCAGCAGTCGTCTGGGTCCAGAGTTACGTAGATCGAGATCAAGGGGGATCCTAAACATAAACTAGAGGCGAGATGCACCTTTCACAATTTTCATGTTGTGATTACCTTTAACCCCTTTACGGTCTACAGATTCCcagttctttttttttttagttggACGGGGGAAGGGcaataattttcattttcattgcCTTTCTTTGGAAACAATTTGTAGGAACATGCAACTTAACGAAGTAATCAGAGGCCAACTCGGGGGAGATGGGGGCCAGATGCTTATCCGATGCCAGAGAGCCAGGCAGCCAGCCATCCAGCCAGCGACAACTATTTTATGGCCTTATGTGAGTGGAGGATGCTGGGGCACTCGGTCGCTTTATATGGCCGGGATTGCTATTTTTGGTAACCCTTTTGCTGCCTCCGGGCACAAAAGTGGGTTACAGCCAGTCCCCCCGGTCTGGAATTTATGCTGCGTAATAATTCTTGGCCCACAACTAAGTTGGTAAAAACAATGTAACAAATTGTTGTGCTCGTACCTGGAGGAGCTGCGTATGCAAATTCACCGACTGGAAATGCCAGCTATGTCAGGGTTGCCACAAATGGGGTGGACACTGGTGACCCCTACCACTAACTAACCCACTGCCACCCATTAATTTCCCATCAACGGGTTTTTACGGGGCCTTATCTCTCTATTCGAAATGACTTTCGATGGCATTTCCACTTGATCTATATCGCTACTCGAGTTTAACGGCCACAAAGTCCCCCCTAAGGGTCCCATAAAATTACGTAGATCCTATCGGAGATTTCGTATATTTCATGCTAATTAAAACGCCCAGATATTTGTTTAGCGATAAACAATAATTAATTGTGCTTATTTCTTTTTCTGTTCTCCACCTGCTTCCTCCCATTCAAAGTTCCACTGATTGAGTTGTATCTATGTGGAATCAGTTTCAGTTGGTTTGGGGCGCAATAAACCAAATCAAACCGTGGGATGGAGCCCTTTGGCCACTCAACTCCCCCACCGCCGCCATGACGTATGCACATTGTCATCATAACTCTGGCCATTGTCTCTGATTTCGACTCCCAGATAGATGGGTATTTCTTCTTCGCCTCGCATAATGCCGTCTGGGGGGACGAGTGTGTTTTTGCGAGGGCGTGTGTGTGAACTGCAGTTTATTATTTAAACAACGTGACTAAATTTACGTAGTGCCAAAGGAGAGCGAGACTCTGGGAGGGAAAAACACCCGCAGGTGGTAAAACAATAATAGTAAATGTTTGCACAATGGAACCCAGCCATATAGGGGAAATAATAAGCTAAATAATGGATgccaaaaattttattttggtgGTGGGGTTACAAATAATATTATGGAAATAATGGGCAGCGAAATTAGTGGGattcaaaataatattaaggAAATCATGATCATGATGGATCTCATGGGctctgaaaatataatttttgaaggCTTGAAACTTGTTTAACTCTTCAATAAAGTCTTAGAAGGGagtttatatatgtattttgtacAGTTGATcttacatttcatttaaaatgctATGTAGGATAATAAGGTTAATTGAAGATTTAGGAAGAGTTctcaaacatttttaaattccgCATTTCAGATTCATAAAACCTGTTATATTAAATGAACTCGGACAAGTTACAGAGCAGGTTTTTTATATTAtgattaaaacaaaataagttCTTATTTAATGCATGTAGTGACAATTGTATTACTGTCATTTTTACTAACTTTTGGTAAGAATCTTTTGTCAAGAATATATGACATTTTGGCTCCAAAGTTATATGATTTGCCCCACTGTGCATAGCAGCGGCTTGGCATATGCAAAGTGAGCGTGGCTTTGGCCCCAGACAATTTTCGCATGATAAATCGTtaaaggaatatgaaaaaaacccgcgaattgtaactgaaataaCATACAAAAAGCGAACGGGGGGCTGGGGCAAAAGTGCGATGAAGGAGAGAAGATAGCAAGGGGGCCGAACTGGTAGGGTCTCACCTGACCCCTAACCCCCGCCCCTGTCTTTTGTTTATGCAAAAAGCTTCGCGGAATTGGCGCTACGTACGTGCCAAAGCATTTCATGGTCTGGCAACTTAATTCACCAGGATGCCCCCCCTCGCAGCCATAACCATATGCTAGGTGCCCCCTTCTGTTCGCCACCCATGCTCCAGTTCCATGCGGGTTCCATTTCCATTCATCTTCTGTTTGCCGGTGTCTGTGCTAGTGTTTGTTTTCCGCGGTACCCATCCTCCATCCTCAGCTTTTCTCCGGCGCTCACGTGTAAATTTTCTCAAATAAATCATTAAAAGCTGCGCAGCAGCCGCAGCACATTGACATTGTCAGAAGCTTTGCACCCACTCAAGGGACAAGGCCCCTTTGGACCCCCTTTTGGAGACCCTGTCTTCCTATCTTCCGGCCTCCATCTTTCGGAAGGCCGCCCTTTTGATAGCAATCAACGGGGGAGCGCTCATTGTGAGTGCTCAAGTACCCGACTCATCCTCGTCCGAAGCTCAGGTGCATCTATTCATAGATCCTTTGGATTCCTTTATAAAGCGCCGTGCCATTGCACTCACCTTTTATCAACGGCTGGGTGTGTGTGGAGAGGTTAGTTAGTGGCACTTTAGCGCTAAAGTTTATACATAAATTTGTCATTGGCATTCAGTTGCCTCGCATCTCTTCCATCTGGCCCCTACATCATGTGTGCACTTTCCTGCACAGAGGGAAAAAGCCAACCCAGATGCGAATAAGGTCAGCAAGAGGTCaacttaaatataatatgCACTATAATGTTATAATCAGCAAGcataagtttaattttttctataggaaataaaatttttacatAAATATACAGTTTAAAAGATGATTAATCAAGTATAATGTAAAATTGGTTCCTAAAAAAGATTTAGCTCATGTATGTAGTACATATGATCTGCTAAATATACAAAAGCATTAGGTatgtcaaaataattttacatactttaatataatttgtgacttataaaaatttatttaatttaaaaatatttcttaagtATCTACGAAATATTACacttttcttaatatttatataacgCTTTTTCTTGTGTACACCTTGGGCAAACATATGTCTGGGCCTTTCTTCGTGCAGCTTTTCATGGCTATGCATTCAGGTTGTGTTTTCCTTTGATACTATTTTAGACTTCCTTTTTGGGGTGGCGccttttaattaaatcgaAAGACTTCCTTGGAAAACCCTGTGCACCCGTGCTGCCACCTTAACAACTCATTTTTCATGCGCGGTGCCACCCTTGTTCGCATAATAATTTACAAGAAATCTGTTATTGTCTTATTAAGAGCGGAACTCAGCCCAGGCGCCATATGGCGTCAGATGCTTGGCAAATTGAGCGATCGTCGATGACTTGGCACCTTcccaaaaatccaaaaaccGCATCGCGACAcgaacataaataaataatcgaaatggaaaagcGTGGCGAATGGCCCACAGCTGTGGCCGGGAAAATTCAAGGGCGGGGAGTCGAGCAATTTGCAATGCCCTTGCTCATCCAGTTTTATTGCACAATCAAGTGCTGCAGTTGCAAAGAGGGCgccgccacgcccacttcacgCATCGGGCCCACACACACCTTTGAACGTTAAATGTGCCGCACTTCACACCCATCTCCTAGA
Encoded here:
- the LOC119555494 gene encoding uncharacterized protein LOC119555494 gives rise to the protein MNVGISVLLVIRFLHVFATEGDILVRKARWLPLIYPRSNPTRLQMIGGFGIPAEDLKLESVITGYVLKAQYYLPYSVKQLRTKNVHEISEGRLLGNATIFDRVMQMSEQKLGLDPDILQQDLQALGSYRWSVYEAFTALAIRMKLNGRVCVLKSICESAAAPFDDRNGLLGEVLHILLTPSSSVDPLSEHSDNDYLQAERLGAAGGDCDQMYTRCPKSLLERFSDVHHLGSEFLRMLG
- the LOC119553298 gene encoding uncharacterized protein LOC119553298; this encodes MKFSIDIIWASCLIYQVTASLGSLSKHQRSKRAPIPWLIYPTTSPTRVMFIGGIGIPLEDLNYEAVTTGYVLKVEYWLPTTPDDLRTPTALPLTQVATPGVTGARKQRKPMFENFLVGVDELGKNTRKLLTRTNKVLSSYRWTVYKGLEGLADRLGYQGRICVLKSICEAAEEPFHYTNGLFADLLHILLTPSSSVDKLSEHADNEYYYAEKVGQSGAGCDRVFKECRLSLLQHFSELHHNLDKILF
- the LOC119555491 gene encoding uncharacterized protein LOC119555491 is translated as MVAFYWEFSLGVVLVLGLRLVYCFLVFPRQGSFGLLAAVAIPLDLGPKNVYMAFNFESNYALPSNDSYNQWIDRWDLDDHFMGVGGNVTPINARQDGGEFPKDEDNEVRRRSVGSPPPFRRHDFYRSIINFLTHYGFNGSACLLRTICEVSESPLDAQNGLVGSLFHILFMPTTSAAERELQHVDGLYEASDAGTRGLGCSDYVDHCEHSALDLISIVF